One Deefgea tanakiae genomic region harbors:
- a CDS encoding tetratricopeptide repeat protein, translating into MMLERSHEDLIAQCNEIVRLADLDYPSALAAAKAFYQDALTARVPRQIALAMQTEARVLKRLADKSAAIRLQNEVIRYLKYEQLNEDLTSAYRVLGQMLYDAMAYFKSLDAWLTSLELAGLDHNVQGTTLAYIGIGKFYYALGDYTKAIYYHQLALLAAKSLNRVALNAEININIAADAFRLRDFTVVLQALDEAQKAFDSGYDRPAWLGEVVFYRGMVYFELSQFAEAQEFLSRAYSIYRKCRNSWGEGHALLALGRAFLKLEEPEHAVECLSVACEICDQNQLAALGIEANEILAYLYVDLGDNLQALHYHKRLHKLICQTQTEQRSVLRLSRRAQQRLKEIEIAFELAKLQARLTGD; encoded by the coding sequence ATGATGCTTGAGCGTTCCCACGAAGACTTGATCGCACAATGCAATGAAATCGTTCGGCTTGCCGATCTGGATTATCCAAGCGCACTCGCGGCGGCTAAAGCGTTTTATCAAGACGCCTTGACGGCGCGCGTCCCCCGCCAGATCGCGTTGGCGATGCAAACAGAGGCGCGTGTATTGAAGCGCTTAGCCGATAAATCGGCGGCGATTCGATTGCAAAATGAAGTCATCCGCTACCTCAAGTACGAGCAACTCAATGAAGATTTAACTTCGGCCTATCGGGTGCTAGGCCAGATGTTGTATGACGCAATGGCGTATTTTAAGTCCTTAGACGCTTGGCTTACCTCGCTTGAGTTAGCGGGGCTGGATCACAATGTACAAGGCACTACCCTAGCGTATATTGGTATAGGCAAGTTCTACTATGCGCTAGGAGACTATACCAAGGCCATCTACTATCATCAGTTGGCTTTGTTGGCGGCAAAATCACTCAACCGCGTAGCCCTAAACGCTGAAATTAATATCAATATTGCTGCTGATGCATTTCGGCTGAGAGACTTTACTGTGGTGCTGCAGGCGCTCGATGAAGCGCAAAAAGCGTTTGATTCGGGCTATGATCGTCCTGCCTGGCTGGGCGAAGTCGTGTTTTATCGCGGAATGGTTTATTTTGAACTAAGCCAATTTGCCGAGGCGCAAGAGTTTCTGAGTCGCGCTTATAGCATTTATCGGAAATGCCGTAATTCATGGGGTGAAGGGCATGCCTTGCTGGCTTTAGGTCGCGCCTTTTTAAAGTTGGAAGAGCCAGAGCATGCGGTTGAGTGTTTGAGTGTCGCTTGTGAAATTTGCGATCAGAATCAATTGGCCGCGCTGGGTATTGAGGCGAATGAAATATTGGCCTATCTGTATGTCGATCTTGGCGATAATTTACAAGCTCTGCATTACCATAAGCGGCTACATAAATTGATTTGCCAAACTCAAACAGAGCAACGCTCAGTCTTGCGTTTAAGTCGACGCGCGCAGCAACGTTTGAAAGAGATTGAAATCGCCTTTGAATTGGCAAAACTGCAAGCGCGCTTAACTGGCGACTAG
- a CDS encoding GGDEF domain-containing protein, which translates to MVSWQYFNVVFVVNITSSSGEAVTTPSNIDALLHKARAQYRVNCQETRQLAQAAHTASELIRYTEGLAHAEFLIGKAQLILNTPEIALPTLRCALKRVKPFNLPKLEAEILVSLATAQQMLGQFHAAFLLWLDALQSALRANARECYVEAYLGLGDLHVQCADPSKALHFLSLAVEWADLSADQDLCCKARLHLAAVLVTLEQYTLAERILMYAQTLLILPLRRDWQAEICNYLGMIHAAQHENELALASFNEALKINAEAGFLWGQTLNLLGLGRLKVSLQDTQGAEADLQQALHYATQFNGLSLLQQIHHQLYQIYEARGDYVHAMMHHIGFHDHFMKLQQQLTASKLSAVDARRLSLIEMKLKLLASELEVTQLKQQRHQESGRLQALESAAYRDALTGLYNRRALDERLPELIHAANENQESLWAIMIDFDHFKRVNDHFSHHIGDVVLRNGCAALAKLTRERDMLARYGGEEFVLIVTHVDEAIVGKIAERMRREIEQLPWADVHAGLEISISLGGAQWQQGQTSEQLMSRADQALYLAKDAGRNCVRFMGADDA; encoded by the coding sequence ATGGTTAGCTGGCAATACTTTAACGTGGTTTTCGTTGTGAATATAACTTCATCGAGTGGCGAAGCGGTCACTACTCCTAGCAATATTGACGCTTTATTGCATAAAGCGCGGGCGCAGTATCGTGTCAATTGCCAAGAAACTCGCCAACTGGCGCAAGCGGCTCACACCGCATCAGAGTTGATTCGCTATACAGAAGGGTTAGCCCATGCCGAATTTCTGATCGGTAAAGCCCAGCTGATTTTAAATACACCAGAAATTGCACTGCCTACGCTGCGGTGTGCGCTCAAACGAGTTAAACCGTTCAATTTACCGAAGCTAGAAGCAGAAATCTTAGTGAGTCTGGCAACCGCTCAGCAAATGTTGGGCCAGTTCCATGCGGCATTTTTGTTGTGGTTAGATGCTTTACAAAGCGCGCTGCGCGCTAATGCTCGTGAATGCTACGTCGAGGCTTATTTAGGGCTGGGTGATTTGCACGTGCAGTGTGCCGATCCGAGTAAAGCTTTGCATTTCTTATCACTCGCGGTCGAGTGGGCTGATTTATCTGCTGATCAAGATTTATGCTGTAAAGCACGCTTGCATCTGGCTGCTGTTCTAGTCACATTGGAACAATACACCTTGGCTGAGCGTATTTTAATGTACGCGCAAACGCTATTAATTTTGCCATTACGCCGTGACTGGCAGGCTGAAATTTGTAATTACCTTGGCATGATTCATGCCGCGCAGCATGAAAATGAATTGGCATTGGCGAGCTTTAATGAAGCACTTAAAATCAACGCCGAGGCGGGTTTTTTGTGGGGGCAAACACTCAATTTGCTCGGTTTAGGCCGCTTAAAAGTGAGTTTGCAAGACACACAAGGCGCAGAGGCCGATTTGCAGCAAGCGCTTCACTATGCGACACAATTTAATGGTCTAAGCCTGTTGCAGCAAATCCATCATCAGCTGTATCAAATATACGAAGCACGTGGCGATTATGTACACGCGATGATGCATCACATCGGTTTTCACGATCACTTCATGAAATTGCAGCAGCAATTAACAGCAAGCAAACTGAGCGCGGTGGATGCGCGAAGATTGAGTCTGATTGAGATGAAGCTCAAACTATTGGCATCTGAGCTTGAAGTGACCCAGCTCAAACAGCAGCGCCATCAAGAATCAGGGCGTTTGCAAGCGCTAGAAAGTGCCGCTTATCGCGATGCCCTAACCGGTTTATACAATCGCCGTGCTTTAGACGAGCGCTTGCCGGAACTCATTCATGCTGCGAATGAAAATCAAGAAAGCCTATGGGCGATCATGATTGATTTTGATCACTTTAAACGTGTTAACGATCACTTTTCGCATCATATTGGCGATGTTGTGCTGCGCAATGGCTGCGCTGCGCTTGCAAAACTGACCCGTGAACGAGATATGCTGGCGCGTTATGGCGGTGAAGAGTTTGTGTTGATTGTGACGCACGTGGATGAGGCGATTGTTGGCAAAATTGCGGAGCGTATGCGGCGAGAAATCGAGCAATTACCGTGGGCGGATGTGCATGCAGGGCTTGAGATTTCAATTAGTTTGGGTGGAGCACAGTGGCAGCAAGGTCAAACGAGTGAGCAACTGATGTCACGCGCCGATCAAGCGCTTTATTTGGCAAAAGATGCAGGTCGAAATTGCGTGCGTTTTATGGGGGCGGATGATGCTTGA
- a CDS encoding O-methyltransferase, whose protein sequence is MSRETLSLNDEMRSYYLDTALREPAILGELREFTAQHKQAKMQLSPEQGALLIFLLRLIKAQKYLEVGTFTGYSSIAAALAMGPTGRVIACDLVEEFTKIAQQWWKKAGVESQITLKLQAAVFSLETLVAEGHSATFDCMLIDADKPYYPTYYDFALQLVRPGGLIILDNMFLGGRVANPKPNHPASVKILHEFNRQLRDDPRVEHAMLPAGDGMTLLFKR, encoded by the coding sequence ATGTCTCGTGAAACACTCTCTCTCAATGATGAAATGCGTTCGTATTACTTGGATACCGCTTTGCGGGAGCCTGCGATATTGGGTGAGTTACGCGAATTCACTGCACAGCATAAGCAAGCCAAAATGCAGCTTTCTCCCGAGCAAGGGGCGCTATTGATTTTTCTATTGCGCTTGATTAAGGCACAAAAATACCTCGAAGTCGGCACTTTTACTGGCTATAGCTCAATTGCTGCCGCGTTGGCGATGGGGCCTACTGGCCGCGTAATTGCCTGCGATTTGGTCGAAGAGTTCACCAAAATTGCCCAACAATGGTGGAAAAAAGCGGGCGTTGAGTCGCAAATTACCCTCAAACTGCAGGCTGCTGTTTTCTCACTTGAAACGCTGGTGGCCGAAGGCCATTCCGCTACGTTTGATTGCATGCTCATCGACGCCGACAAGCCGTATTACCCAACCTACTACGATTTTGCTTTGCAGTTAGTGCGCCCTGGCGGGCTGATTATTTTGGACAATATGTTCCTCGGTGGCCGCGTTGCTAATCCGAAACCAAATCACCCCGCCAGCGTAAAAATCTTGCATGAATTTAATCGCCAGCTCCGTGATGATCCCCGTGTTGAGCATGCCATGCTCCCTGCTGGAGATGGTATGACTTTGCTATTTAAGCGCTAG